In the Kineosporiaceae bacterium genome, one interval contains:
- a CDS encoding DUF3159 domain-containing protein produces MQPGPATSGLAQAMAEQFSFESAVGGVRGLLESVVPTLVFTLVYTIDNDLQRALIAAVGTAVALTVVRLAQRQTVMQAVSGLMGVALAAAIAWYTHSAINFFLASILKNAFFTVLCLISIVVRWPYVGVLLGLMLGEGTHWRQVPARARAYTWATWAWVAMFVIRLGFQVPLYLRDHVTGLGAASVPLGLPLFGVTVLVCWLIVRRVPLARPPGVEDSAPIAAQPDDDPHPTSR; encoded by the coding sequence GCCGGCGACGTCGGGCCTGGCCCAGGCCATGGCCGAGCAGTTCTCGTTCGAGTCCGCCGTGGGCGGCGTGCGCGGCCTGCTCGAGTCCGTCGTCCCGACCCTGGTGTTCACTCTCGTCTACACCATCGACAACGACCTGCAACGCGCCCTGATCGCCGCGGTCGGCACCGCCGTCGCGCTCACCGTCGTCCGCCTGGCCCAGCGGCAGACGGTGATGCAGGCGGTCAGTGGCTTGATGGGCGTGGCACTGGCAGCGGCCATCGCCTGGTACACCCATTCGGCGATCAACTTCTTCCTGGCCTCGATCCTGAAGAACGCGTTCTTCACGGTGCTGTGTCTGATCTCGATCGTCGTGCGCTGGCCCTATGTGGGCGTGCTGCTGGGATTGATGCTCGGCGAGGGTACGCACTGGCGGCAGGTGCCCGCCCGAGCCCGGGCGTACACCTGGGCGACCTGGGCGTGGGTGGCCATGTTCGTGATCCGGTTGGGCTTCCAGGTACCGCTGTACCTGCGCGATCACGTCACCGGGCTCGGGGCGGCCTCGGTTCCTCTCGGGTTGCCGCTCTTCGGCGTCACGGTGTTGGTCTGCTGGCTCATCGTCCGGCGGGTTCCGCTCGCCCGGCCCCCGGGCGTCGAGGACTCGGCGCCCATCGCCGCCCAGCCGGACGACGACCCGCACCCCACCTCTCGGTGA
- a CDS encoding TrkA family potassium uptake protein, which yields MRVVIAGAGSVGRSIAGELLANGHHVLLVDRDPAAIRVSSVPDAQWLLADACEISSLAEAGLAECDAVVAASGDDKVNLVVSLLAKTEYGVPRTVARVNNPKNEWMFDEAWGVDVAVSTPRLMTALVEEAVSIGDLVRIFTFQQSHANMVELTLPADAPVVGTMVGDIEWPADTVLVGIIRADRPIAPSRDDTLEANDELMFITVPESEDQLQRLLSPSNV from the coding sequence ATGCGCGTCGTCATCGCCGGAGCCGGCAGTGTCGGCCGATCGATCGCCGGGGAGTTGCTGGCCAACGGGCACCACGTGCTCTTGGTCGATCGCGACCCGGCCGCCATCCGGGTCTCGAGCGTGCCGGATGCCCAGTGGCTGCTGGCCGACGCCTGCGAGATCAGTTCGCTGGCCGAGGCCGGGCTGGCCGAGTGCGACGCGGTGGTGGCCGCCAGCGGTGACGACAAGGTCAACCTGGTCGTCTCGCTGTTGGCCAAGACCGAGTACGGCGTACCCCGCACCGTGGCGCGGGTCAACAACCCCAAGAACGAGTGGATGTTCGACGAGGCCTGGGGCGTGGACGTCGCGGTGTCGACCCCCCGGCTGATGACCGCTCTGGTCGAGGAGGCCGTCTCCATCGGGGACCTGGTGCGGATCTTCACCTTCCAGCAGAGCCACGCGAACATGGTCGAACTGACGCTGCCTGCCGATGCACCGGTGGTCGGAACCATGGTCGGCGACATCGAATGGCCGGCGGACACGGTACTGGTGGGCATCATCCGCGCCGACCGGCCGATTGCGCCGAGCCGGGACGACACCCTCGAGGCCAACGACGAGCTGATGTTCATCACGGTGCCCGAGTCGGAGGACCAGCTCCAGCGATTGCTCAGCCCGTCCAACGTCTGA
- a CDS encoding TrkA family potassium uptake protein: MHFVIMGCGRTGSTLAQMVERRGHSVAVIDQNPDAFRRLGSSFDGLRVTGAGFERETLQEAGIDEAYAFAAVSSGDNSNILAARVAREMFGVSNVVARIYDPGRAEVYQRLGIPTVATVRWTADQIVRRLLPVGAASEYRDASGSLIMAEVGVHLGWVGRRMATLEDAARGRVAYLSRLGEGIVPGPDTVYQEGDLVHLMVRETDLPQAESVLGVPPVAVSH; this comes from the coding sequence GTGCATTTCGTGATCATGGGGTGCGGCCGGACCGGCTCGACCCTCGCGCAGATGGTGGAACGGCGGGGTCACTCCGTCGCGGTGATCGACCAGAACCCCGACGCCTTCCGGCGCCTCGGATCCTCCTTCGACGGCCTGCGGGTGACCGGGGCGGGCTTCGAGCGCGAGACGCTGCAAGAGGCCGGCATCGACGAGGCCTACGCCTTCGCTGCGGTGAGCAGCGGCGACAACTCCAACATCTTGGCCGCCCGGGTGGCCCGCGAGATGTTCGGGGTGTCCAACGTGGTGGCGCGCATCTACGACCCGGGTCGGGCCGAGGTCTACCAACGCCTCGGGATTCCCACCGTGGCGACCGTGCGCTGGACGGCGGACCAGATCGTCCGTCGCCTGCTGCCGGTGGGCGCGGCCTCGGAGTACCGCGACGCCTCGGGCTCACTGATCATGGCGGAGGTCGGCGTGCACCTCGGCTGGGTCGGACGGCGCATGGCGACCCTGGAGGACGCCGCCCGCGGGCGTGTGGCCTACCTGTCCCGGCTGGGCGAGGGCATCGTGCCCGGGCCGGACACGGTGTACCAAGAGGGCGATCTGGTGCACCTGATGGTGCGCGAGACCGACCTGCCGCAGGCCGAGTCCGTGCTGGGCGTGCCCCCCGTGGCGGTGAGTCACTGA
- a CDS encoding APC family permease translates to MPSVPVFADALKRIALGRPVHSERLSETLLPKRIALPVFASDALSSVAYAPDEILLTLALAGSAAYTFSPLVGLAVVFVMLIVVMSYRQNVHAYPSGGGDYEVATTNLGVPAGLTVASALLVDYVLTVAVSVSSGAQYAAAAIPGLRGHEALLAVLVVAVLTAMNLRGVRESGTAFAIPTYAFMVAILGMSAYGLIRLALGNLPLAESAALTAKPEAAFEQGMVGLAWGFLLLRAFSSGCAALTGVEAISNGVPAFKRPKSKNAATTLALLGGIAVTMLMSILVLARQMKVHISEDPATHLLRNGVPVGEDYVQDPAIGQIAKALFDGFPVAFYLVTATTGLILVLAANTAFNGFPVLGSILARDDLMPRQLHTRGDRLAFSNGIVTLAAAAAGLILVFDAEVTKLIQLYIVGVFISFTTSQTGMVRHWNRLLRTENDPAARRRMQRSRIVNVIGLSITGIVLIIVLATKFVRGAYLALIAMSVLYLIMLAIRGHYRKVRRELAIDEGGAARQLPSRVHAIVLVSKLHKPTLRALAYARASRPSTLEAVTVVVDPEETAAFQREWEATDLPVPLRALDSPYREITRPVVDYVKNIRLDSPRDLVVVYVPEYVVGHWWEHILHNQSALRLKTRLHYMSGVMVASVPWQLTSSEGAAKRSDHLPQLARRALQTGAPRTIDELLGDERTPGE, encoded by the coding sequence ATGCCCAGCGTGCCTGTTTTCGCCGATGCCCTGAAACGGATCGCCCTCGGTCGTCCGGTGCACAGCGAACGCCTCTCGGAGACGCTGTTGCCGAAGCGGATCGCGTTGCCCGTCTTCGCCTCCGACGCGTTGTCGTCGGTCGCCTATGCGCCCGATGAGATTCTGCTCACACTGGCGTTGGCTGGTTCAGCGGCCTACACGTTCTCGCCACTGGTCGGTCTGGCTGTGGTGTTCGTCATGCTCATCGTGGTGATGTCGTACCGCCAGAATGTGCATGCCTACCCCTCCGGCGGTGGTGACTACGAGGTCGCCACCACCAATCTGGGGGTGCCGGCCGGCCTCACGGTGGCCAGCGCACTGCTGGTCGACTACGTCCTGACCGTGGCGGTGTCGGTCTCCTCCGGCGCCCAGTACGCCGCCGCCGCGATCCCGGGGTTGCGGGGGCACGAGGCGCTGCTCGCCGTCCTGGTGGTGGCTGTGCTCACCGCGATGAACCTGCGCGGCGTCCGGGAATCGGGCACGGCCTTCGCCATCCCGACGTACGCCTTCATGGTGGCCATTCTCGGAATGAGCGCCTACGGACTCATCCGCCTGGCCCTGGGGAACCTCCCGCTGGCCGAGAGTGCGGCCCTGACCGCCAAGCCCGAGGCCGCCTTCGAGCAGGGCATGGTCGGCCTCGCCTGGGGCTTCCTGCTGCTGCGGGCGTTCTCGTCGGGCTGCGCCGCGCTCACGGGTGTCGAGGCGATCAGCAACGGTGTGCCGGCGTTCAAGCGGCCCAAGAGCAAGAACGCGGCCACGACGCTGGCGCTGCTCGGCGGGATCGCGGTGACCATGCTGATGAGCATCCTGGTGCTCGCTCGGCAGATGAAGGTGCACATCAGCGAGGACCCGGCCACGCACCTGCTGCGCAACGGCGTCCCGGTGGGCGAGGACTATGTCCAGGACCCGGCGATCGGGCAGATCGCCAAGGCGCTGTTCGACGGATTCCCCGTGGCGTTCTACCTGGTGACGGCGACGACCGGGCTGATCCTGGTCCTGGCCGCGAACACGGCGTTCAACGGGTTCCCCGTGCTCGGTTCCATCCTGGCGCGGGATGACCTGATGCCCCGACAGCTGCACACCCGGGGTGACCGGCTGGCGTTCAGCAACGGCATCGTGACCCTGGCGGCCGCGGCGGCGGGGCTCATCCTGGTCTTCGACGCCGAGGTCACCAAGCTCATCCAGCTCTACATCGTCGGGGTGTTCATCTCGTTCACGACCAGCCAGACCGGCATGGTGCGGCACTGGAACCGGTTGCTGCGCACCGAGAACGACCCGGCAGCTCGTCGCCGGATGCAGCGCTCGCGGATCGTCAACGTGATCGGCCTGAGCATCACCGGCATCGTGTTGATCATCGTGTTGGCGACCAAGTTCGTCCGGGGTGCCTACCTCGCGCTGATCGCGATGAGCGTGCTCTATCTGATCATGCTCGCCATCCGGGGCCACTATCGCAAGGTGCGGCGCGAACTGGCGATCGACGAGGGCGGTGCCGCCCGACAGTTGCCGTCACGGGTGCACGCCATCGTGTTGGTGTCCAAGCTGCACAAACCGACCCTGCGGGCGCTGGCCTATGCTCGAGCCTCACGTCCGTCGACGTTGGAGGCGGTCACCGTGGTGGTCGACCCGGAGGAGACGGCTGCGTTCCAGCGAGAGTGGGAGGCCACCGATCTTCCGGTGCCGCTGCGCGCTCTCGACTCGCCCTACCGGGAGATCACCCGTCCGGTGGTCGACTACGTCAAGAACATCCGCCTCGACAGTCCGCGTGACCTCGTCGTCGTCTATGTGCCCGAGTACGTCGTGGGCCATTGGTGGGAGCACATCCTGCACAACCAGAGCGCGTTGCGACTCAAGACTCGGCTGCACTACATGAGCGGGGTGATGGTGGCGAGCGTGCCGTGGCAGCTCACCTCGTCCGAGGGGGCCGCGAAGCGCTCCGATCATCTGCCCCAGCTGGCTCGGCGTGCGCTGCAGACCGGTGCGCCACGGACCATCGACGAACTGTTGGGTGACGAGCGGACACCGGGTGAGTGA
- a CDS encoding class I SAM-dependent RNA methyltransferase — MSEPLLRLEVGAVAAGGFCVARHEGRVVFVRHALPGEVVMARLDPASSGPRAAGKRFWRADAVEVLEPSPDRVVPPCPAARPGGCGGCDWQHASLAAQRLSKAAVIRDQFSRLAGIELPDLVVEPPGGPSNGTEPDDGLGWRTRVRFAVDARGRAGFRSARSHAVIPVAGCPIAHPGVAAADIPGRSWPGAAAVEVVDGSPGPALVIVEESSGPPPSGRRGARSASPPREPVRRVEGRRTWVEHHVSTPLLPEPRRFRVSDGGFWQVHPAAPATLVDAVLGVTMPAAGERAVDLYAGVGLFAAALALRVGPAGFVHAVESEGRACKDARRNLHDLPQVRITQGLVEASPDPDDPDHTADTADASHWSSGRADVVVLDPPRAGAGPEVMARIAALRPRVVAYVSCDAASLARDITHAAQNGYRLTGLRAFDMFPMTHHVECLATLHPNEIV, encoded by the coding sequence GTGAGTGAGCCGCTGCTCCGGCTCGAGGTCGGGGCCGTGGCCGCCGGCGGGTTCTGCGTCGCCCGACACGAAGGTCGCGTGGTCTTCGTCCGTCATGCCCTGCCCGGCGAGGTGGTGATGGCCCGGCTGGACCCGGCGTCGTCCGGGCCGCGTGCTGCAGGCAAACGATTCTGGCGGGCGGACGCCGTCGAGGTGCTCGAGCCCTCGCCGGACCGCGTGGTGCCCCCCTGCCCGGCGGCTCGCCCGGGCGGCTGCGGCGGCTGTGACTGGCAACACGCCTCGCTGGCCGCGCAGCGGCTGAGCAAGGCGGCCGTGATCCGGGATCAGTTCTCCCGGTTGGCCGGGATCGAGCTGCCCGACCTGGTGGTCGAGCCGCCCGGCGGCCCCTCGAACGGCACCGAGCCGGACGACGGCCTCGGCTGGCGTACCCGCGTGCGTTTCGCGGTGGACGCGCGGGGCCGGGCGGGGTTCCGCTCGGCCCGCTCGCATGCCGTGATCCCGGTGGCCGGGTGCCCGATCGCCCACCCGGGAGTGGCCGCGGCCGACATCCCGGGGCGCAGCTGGCCGGGGGCTGCGGCGGTCGAGGTGGTCGACGGTTCCCCCGGGCCCGCCCTGGTGATCGTCGAGGAGTCCTCCGGACCACCACCGTCCGGACGCCGCGGCGCCCGTAGCGCGTCGCCGCCCCGCGAACCGGTCCGTCGCGTCGAGGGCCGGCGGACCTGGGTGGAGCACCACGTGAGTACCCCGCTGCTGCCCGAGCCCCGGCGGTTCCGGGTCAGCGACGGTGGGTTCTGGCAGGTGCACCCGGCGGCGCCGGCCACCCTGGTGGACGCCGTGCTGGGTGTGACGATGCCGGCAGCGGGTGAGCGGGCCGTTGATCTCTATGCCGGGGTCGGCCTGTTCGCCGCCGCCCTCGCGCTGCGCGTCGGACCAGCAGGGTTCGTGCACGCCGTCGAGAGTGAGGGGCGGGCCTGCAAGGACGCCCGGCGCAATCTGCACGACCTGCCACAGGTGCGCATCACCCAAGGGTTGGTCGAGGCCTCACCTGACCCGGACGACCCGGATCACACAGCCGATACAGCCGACGCGTCGCACTGGAGCAGTGGCCGTGCCGATGTGGTGGTTCTGGACCCGCCTCGGGCCGGCGCCGGACCCGAGGTGATGGCCCGCATCGCGGCTTTGCGCCCCCGCGTGGTGGCGTATGTGTCCTGCGATGCGGCGTCGCTGGCTCGCGACATCACCCATGCGGCGCAGAATGGCTACCGCCTGACAGGGCTGCGCGCCTTCGACATGTTCCCCATGACGCACCATGTGGAGTGCCTTGCCACTCTGCACCCGAACGAGATAGTTTGA
- the acnA gene encoding aconitate hydratase AcnA: MTNTSKDSFGAKSTLDVGGTSYEIYRLSAVDGAAKLPFSLKVLLENLVRTEDGANVTAEQIRALASWDPAAEPDTEIQFTPARVVMQDFTGVPCVVDLATMREAVADLGGDPARINPLAPAEMVIDHSVIIDVFGRQDALERNMEIEYQRNRERYQFLRWGQGAFDEFKVVPPGTGIVHQVNIEYLARIVMTREVGGAVRAYPDTCVGTDSHTTMVNGLGVLGWGVGGIEAEAAMLGQPVSMLIPRVVGFKLTGAIPAGATATDVVLTITEMLRKHGVVGKFVEFYGEGVGAVPLANRATIGNMSPEFGSTCAIFPIDDVTIDYLRLTGRSESQLALVEAYAKEQGLWHDPSREATYSEYLELDLSTVVPSIAGPKRPQDRILVSNAKQAFAAALPTYTKDVTASVTVADGSYAVKHGAVAIASITSCTNTSNPSVMMAAGLLAKKAVEKGLTVKPWVKTSLAPGSKVASDYFDKAGLTPYLEKLGFHVVGFGCTTCIGNSGPLPEEVSAAVQSGDLAVVSVLSGNRNFEGRINPDIKMNYLASPPLVIAYALAGTMDIDLDAEPLGTAADGTEVFLRDVWPTPAEIDATIASSITRDMFTADYADVFAGDARWQNLETPTGNTFAWDAASTYVRKPPYFDGMGMDPAPVADISGARVLAKLGDSVTTDHISPAGSIKAGTPAAQYLSENGVGAKDFNSYGSRRGNHEVMIRGTFANIRLKNLLLDGVEGGFTRDFTAGGAQAFIYDAAQNYAAAGIPLVVLSGKEYGSGSSRDWAAKGTALLGVKAVIAESYERIHRSNLIGMGVLPLQYPAGQNADSLGLTGTETFSITGATELNNGTTPRTLHVTATAEDGSTVEFDAVLRIDTPGEADYYRNGGILQYVLRQLVRS, from the coding sequence GTGACCAACACCTCCAAGGACAGCTTCGGGGCCAAGAGCACCCTCGACGTTGGTGGGACCAGCTACGAGATCTACCGACTGTCGGCGGTGGACGGCGCCGCGAAGCTGCCGTTCAGCCTGAAGGTGTTGCTGGAGAACTTGGTTCGCACCGAGGACGGCGCCAACGTCACGGCGGAGCAGATTCGCGCCCTGGCCTCCTGGGACCCGGCGGCCGAGCCCGACACCGAGATCCAGTTCACCCCCGCGCGCGTGGTGATGCAGGACTTCACCGGCGTGCCGTGCGTGGTCGATCTGGCCACCATGCGCGAGGCCGTGGCCGACCTGGGCGGTGACCCCGCGCGGATCAACCCGCTGGCGCCGGCCGAGATGGTGATCGACCACTCGGTGATCATCGACGTGTTCGGTCGGCAGGACGCGCTCGAGCGCAACATGGAGATCGAGTACCAGCGCAACCGCGAGCGCTACCAGTTCCTGCGGTGGGGGCAGGGCGCCTTCGACGAGTTCAAGGTGGTACCGCCCGGCACCGGCATCGTGCACCAGGTCAACATCGAGTACCTGGCCCGCATCGTGATGACGCGTGAGGTGGGCGGCGCCGTCCGGGCCTACCCCGACACCTGCGTCGGCACCGACAGCCACACCACGATGGTCAACGGCCTGGGGGTGCTGGGCTGGGGCGTCGGCGGCATCGAGGCCGAGGCCGCCATGCTCGGTCAGCCGGTCTCGATGCTCATCCCGCGGGTGGTCGGCTTCAAGCTCACCGGGGCGATCCCGGCCGGCGCCACCGCCACCGACGTGGTGCTGACCATCACCGAGATGCTGCGCAAGCACGGCGTGGTCGGCAAGTTCGTCGAGTTCTACGGCGAGGGTGTGGGCGCCGTCCCGCTGGCCAACCGGGCCACCATCGGCAACATGAGCCCGGAGTTCGGCTCCACCTGCGCGATCTTCCCGATCGACGACGTGACGATCGACTACCTGCGCCTGACCGGGCGCAGCGAGTCCCAGCTCGCCCTGGTCGAGGCGTATGCCAAGGAGCAGGGCCTCTGGCACGACCCGAGCCGCGAGGCCACCTACTCGGAGTACCTCGAGCTCGACCTGTCGACCGTGGTGCCCTCGATCGCCGGCCCGAAGCGCCCGCAGGACCGGATCCTGGTCTCGAACGCCAAGCAGGCCTTCGCCGCCGCGCTGCCCACGTACACCAAGGACGTCACGGCCTCGGTGACGGTGGCCGACGGGTCGTACGCCGTGAAGCACGGTGCGGTGGCGATCGCCTCGATCACCTCGTGCACCAACACCTCCAACCCCTCGGTGATGATGGCCGCCGGGCTGCTGGCCAAGAAGGCGGTCGAGAAGGGGCTCACGGTCAAGCCGTGGGTCAAGACCTCGCTCGCCCCCGGCAGCAAGGTGGCCTCGGACTACTTCGACAAGGCCGGGCTGACCCCCTACCTCGAGAAGCTCGGCTTCCATGTCGTGGGCTTCGGCTGCACCACCTGCATCGGCAACTCGGGTCCACTGCCTGAGGAGGTCTCGGCCGCCGTCCAGTCGGGCGACCTGGCCGTGGTGTCGGTTCTGTCGGGTAACCGTAACTTCGAGGGTCGGATCAACCCCGACATCAAGATGAACTACCTGGCCTCACCGCCGCTGGTGATCGCGTACGCGCTCGCCGGCACGATGGACATCGACCTGGACGCCGAGCCGCTGGGCACCGCTGCCGACGGCACCGAGGTCTTCCTGCGCGACGTGTGGCCGACGCCGGCCGAGATCGACGCGACCATCGCGTCGTCCATCACGCGCGACATGTTCACCGCCGACTACGCGGACGTGTTCGCCGGCGACGCGCGCTGGCAGAACCTCGAGACGCCGACCGGCAACACCTTCGCCTGGGACGCGGCGTCCACCTACGTGCGCAAGCCGCCGTACTTCGACGGCATGGGCATGGACCCGGCCCCGGTCGCCGACATCAGCGGCGCCCGGGTGCTGGCCAAGCTGGGTGACTCGGTGACCACCGACCACATCAGCCCGGCCGGCTCCATCAAGGCCGGCACGCCGGCGGCGCAGTACCTCAGCGAGAACGGGGTGGGTGCCAAGGACTTCAACTCCTACGGCTCGCGCCGCGGCAACCACGAGGTGATGATCCGCGGCACCTTCGCCAACATCCGGCTGAAGAACCTCCTGCTGGACGGCGTCGAGGGTGGCTTCACCCGCGACTTCACCGCCGGGGGAGCGCAGGCGTTCATCTACGACGCGGCCCAGAACTACGCGGCGGCCGGGATCCCGCTGGTGGTGCTGTCGGGCAAGGAGTACGGCTCGGGGTCCAGCCGTGACTGGGCGGCGAAGGGCACGGCGCTGCTCGGGGTCAAGGCCGTCATCGCCGAGAGCTACGAGCGGATCCACCGCTCGAACCTGATCGGTATGGGCGTCCTGCCGCTGCAGTACCCGGCGGGCCAGAACGCCGACTCGCTCGGGCTCACCGGAACCGAGACCTTCTCGATCACGGGCGCGACCGAACTCAACAACGGGACGACGCCGCGCACCCTGCACGTGACGGCGACCGCCGAGGACGGCAGCACCGTCGAGTTCGACGCCGTCCTGCGCATCGACACCCCCGGTGAGGCGGACTACTACCGCAACGGCGGCATCCTGCAGTACGTCCTGCGCCAGCTCGTCCGCAGCTGA